The following coding sequences are from one Chitinimonas sp. BJYL2 window:
- a CDS encoding ABC transporter substrate-binding protein has protein sequence MKSWSACLAGLFTVAAVPSQGAADSPLLVYIEERDPYFSMDQGRLGGLVGKPAREALERAGIAYRVETVPFQRHMTLIARNLVYGCAPGRFHTAEREAVGKYSAPLFRDGPLVLLVSRNGKPVPATLEATLKQADLRLLAQEGYSYGAEADALLMQHGARLKREPYTNRALARQVAENIVDGYFLFLEEAQAMIRALGETNLRIHSFTDAPPVTVRYLYCSKQVPDTLLNRINQQLKLP, from the coding sequence ATGAAGTCATGGTCGGCCTGCCTGGCGGGCCTGTTTACGGTGGCCGCCGTGCCGTCACAGGGCGCGGCAGACTCCCCTCTGCTGGTCTACATCGAGGAACGGGACCCGTATTTTTCGATGGATCAAGGGCGTCTTGGTGGCCTGGTCGGCAAGCCTGCGCGCGAGGCGCTGGAGCGAGCAGGTATCGCCTACCGTGTGGAAACCGTGCCCTTCCAGCGTCATATGACCCTGATCGCCCGCAATCTGGTTTATGGCTGTGCCCCTGGCCGCTTCCACACCGCTGAGCGTGAGGCCGTAGGTAAATACAGCGCCCCGCTGTTTCGCGACGGGCCGCTGGTCTTGTTGGTGTCTCGCAACGGCAAGCCCGTCCCGGCCACGCTCGAGGCTACCCTCAAGCAGGCGGATTTGCGGCTGCTCGCTCAAGAGGGTTATTCCTATGGGGCGGAGGCGGATGCCCTGCTGATGCAGCACGGTGCCCGATTGAAAAGGGAGCCCTACACGAATCGCGCGCTGGCCCGGCAGGTAGCCGAGAATATTGTCGACGGCTATTTCCTGTTCCTTGAAGAAGCGCAGGCCATGATCCGTGCGCTGGGGGAGACGAACCTGCGCATCCACAGCTTTACCGATGCGCCGCCGGTCACCGTGCGCTATCTCTACTGCAGCAAGCAGGTGCCCGATACCTTGCTCAACCGGATCAACCAGCAACTGAAGCTGCCTTGA
- a CDS encoding DUF3617 family protein produces MRYCLATLACLLAGTLQAAPQATPGQWEMTSKVSMSGMKMAIPPNTVKFCIKPNEVKDLTKQAMGGPQGAPSKDCKMLENSVSGATVKFRMRCEGPHQSDIAGEVSYAGNSYKGKTVIDTTAGPQGKMRMTNEFSAKRIGDC; encoded by the coding sequence ATGCGTTACTGCCTCGCCACCCTGGCCTGCCTCTTGGCAGGCACTTTGCAAGCTGCGCCACAGGCCACGCCGGGCCAGTGGGAAATGACCAGCAAGGTCAGCATGTCGGGCATGAAAATGGCGATCCCGCCCAATACGGTCAAGTTCTGCATCAAGCCCAATGAGGTGAAAGACCTGACCAAGCAGGCCATGGGCGGGCCGCAAGGTGCGCCCAGCAAGGACTGCAAGATGCTGGAAAACAGCGTCAGCGGTGCGACCGTGAAGTTCAGAATGCGCTGTGAAGGTCCGCATCAATCCGATATTGCCGGCGAAGTCAGCTATGCCGGTAACAGCTACAAGGGCAAAACCGTGATCGATACCACGGCAGGGCCGCAGGGCAAAATGCGGATGACCAACGAGTTCAGTGCCAAGCGCATTGGTGATTGCTGA
- a CDS encoding zinc-dependent peptidase, whose protein sequence is MLDFLKRKPAVDPLASPYWPSVGHHMPLLDGLSEEEWGLLEARMRHFLGTKHISGAHGAAVSEQQRLVIAAQACLPILHLGDEAYAGWHELIVYPGAFKSRDSWRDRNGLVHEGERSLAGMARTDGPMLVSWKDSQHGPWLDGWNVVIHECAHKLDMLNGDANGAPPLHAGMSQEDWSRIWDRAYRDFCYRVDAGIATGIDAYGAENPAEFFAVLSECFFELPHRLHLVYPAVYEQLRQFYRQDPGMRLPVVGVDDISW, encoded by the coding sequence ATGCTCGATTTCCTCAAGCGTAAACCTGCCGTCGATCCCCTCGCCTCACCCTATTGGCCCAGCGTAGGCCACCACATGCCGCTGCTAGATGGACTGAGCGAGGAAGAATGGGGCTTGCTTGAGGCACGCATGCGCCACTTTCTTGGTACCAAACACATTAGCGGCGCCCATGGCGCCGCCGTCAGCGAGCAGCAGCGTCTGGTCATCGCCGCGCAAGCCTGTCTGCCGATCCTGCACCTGGGCGACGAGGCGTATGCAGGCTGGCATGAACTGATCGTCTACCCCGGCGCCTTCAAGAGCCGTGATAGCTGGCGGGATCGCAACGGGCTGGTGCACGAGGGTGAGCGTTCACTGGCCGGTATGGCGCGCACCGACGGCCCCATGCTGGTCTCCTGGAAGGACAGCCAGCATGGGCCCTGGCTGGATGGCTGGAACGTGGTGATTCACGAGTGTGCACACAAGCTCGACATGCTCAATGGCGATGCCAACGGTGCGCCGCCCCTGCATGCCGGCATGTCGCAAGAAGACTGGTCTCGGATCTGGGATCGTGCTTACCGGGATTTCTGTTACAGGGTGGATGCCGGTATAGCAACCGGCATTGATGCCTATGGTGCTGAAAACCCGGCCGAATTCTTTGCCGTGCTGTCCGAATGCTTCTTCGAGCTCCCCCATCGCCTGCACTTGGTCTACCCGGCTGTGTATGAGCAGTTGCGCCAGTTCTACCGCCAGGACCCCGGCATGCGCCTGCCGGTTGTGGGAGTGGACGACATAAGCTGGTAG
- a CDS encoding acyl-CoA thioesterase, translating into MPHGLASHELTMTVLMTPDMANFSGNVHGGAILRLLDQVAYACASRYAGAYVVTLSVDQVTFKQPIHVGELVTFMATVNYTGRSSMEVGIKVVAENVREGSVRHTNSCFFTMVAVGDDGKPIALAPLVPVGEEAHRRYREAALRKQQRLDAARQYEALRQADGHGGMA; encoded by the coding sequence ATGCCGCATGGTCTTGCTAGCCATGAACTCACCATGACGGTACTGATGACACCGGATATGGCCAATTTCTCCGGCAACGTGCACGGCGGGGCCATACTCCGTTTGCTGGATCAGGTGGCTTATGCGTGCGCCAGCCGCTATGCGGGCGCCTATGTGGTGACATTGTCGGTGGATCAGGTCACCTTCAAGCAGCCCATCCATGTGGGTGAACTGGTGACCTTCATGGCGACCGTCAATTACACGGGCCGCTCATCGATGGAGGTGGGCATCAAGGTCGTGGCCGAGAATGTGCGCGAAGGCAGTGTACGCCATACCAATAGCTGTTTTTTTACCATGGTGGCCGTGGGTGACGATGGCAAGCCCATCGCTTTGGCGCCCCTGGTGCCCGTAGGCGAAGAGGCGCACCGCCGCTATCGCGAGGCGGCCTTGCGCAAGCAACAGCGGCTGGATGCCGCGCGGCAGTATGAGGCGCTGCGTCAGGCAGACGGACACGGCGGCATGGCGTAG
- a CDS encoding chemotaxis protein CheX — translation MSTELTALQQDALCEIFNISVGRAAAAMSGLVGEEVSLSVPVMRFCSFAALHDRIGWSQWRHVDAVTQHFTGSFTGDAMLMFADEDGEEVVRLMVGALPSRGSPDMQALLADALGEIGNVLLSACLSALADLIGDDFTYSVPSIASGAGLDVINHPDDDDTRQVLFLHVQFLLETRRIEGYLAFVLGVDSIASLRGGVDRFLGNLGAAI, via the coding sequence ATGAGCACGGAACTGACCGCGCTGCAGCAGGACGCCCTGTGCGAGATATTCAATATCAGCGTGGGTCGCGCTGCCGCGGCGATGAGCGGCTTGGTCGGTGAGGAGGTCAGCCTCTCGGTGCCGGTCATGCGCTTCTGCTCGTTCGCGGCCTTGCATGACCGGATCGGCTGGTCGCAGTGGCGGCATGTGGATGCGGTGACCCAGCACTTCACCGGCAGCTTCACGGGCGACGCCATGCTGATGTTTGCCGATGAAGATGGCGAGGAAGTAGTCAGGCTGATGGTGGGTGCCCTGCCCAGCCGCGGCTCACCTGATATGCAGGCCCTGCTGGCCGATGCGCTGGGAGAGATCGGCAATGTGCTGCTCTCGGCCTGCCTGTCAGCGCTGGCCGATCTGATCGGTGATGACTTCACCTACTCTGTGCCCAGCATTGCCAGCGGTGCCGGGCTCGATGTCATCAATCATCCAGACGATGACGACACCCGCCAGGTGCTGTTCCTGCATGTGCAGTTCCTGCTGGAGACGCGCCGGATCGAGGGCTATCTGGCCTTTGTGCTGGGGGTGGATTCCATCGCCAGCCTGCGAGGCGGCGTCGACCGTTTTCTGGGCAATCTGGGCGCTGCAATCTAG
- a CDS encoding response regulator: protein MSKHVLIVDDSRVSRMLARAYLEEKRPDWRFFEAASGEEALSIVAREPIELVTLDVNMPGMSGLVAGEQMLQLHPGLSVVVLTANVQSSVRQRAEALGMCFLQKPVTEAVIAQLLELVEGA, encoded by the coding sequence ATGAGCAAACATGTATTGATCGTCGACGACAGCCGCGTATCGCGGATGCTCGCGCGTGCCTACCTTGAGGAAAAGCGCCCTGACTGGCGGTTTTTCGAGGCGGCCAGTGGCGAAGAAGCGCTGAGTATCGTTGCCCGTGAACCGATTGAACTGGTCACGCTGGATGTGAACATGCCCGGTATGTCTGGCCTGGTGGCGGGCGAGCAGATGCTGCAGTTGCATCCGGGCCTGAGCGTGGTGGTGCTCACGGCCAACGTGCAGAGCAGCGTGCGGCAACGTGCCGAAGCGCTGGGCATGTGCTTTCTGCAAAAGCCGGTGACCGAGGCAGTGATCGCCCAGTTGCTGGAACTGGTTGAGGGTGCATGA